TGAGCTGCACGGTGTTGCGGAGACGTGTCAGCGTGGCGCGCAGCGTGTCTTCGTTCAGCGCCAGCAGGGCCACCGAGTAGCCGACGACATTCTCCGCGATCGGCTTGTTGTTGCGGTCGAGAATGCGGCCGCGCGGCGCGGGCGTCGGAATCTCGCGCAAGCGGTTCTCTTCGGACTTGAGCTTGAAGTCCTCGTTCTTCAGCACCTGCGCGCGAAAGAACGCGCTGAGCATGAAGATCAGCACGCCGCAAACGATCAGACTCGCCGCGCGGCCGCGCCGTACGACGTCGTTCGGATGAAAACTCATAGGCGGCTACGCGGGTTCAGGCCGTTCGCGCTTCCATCAGCGGTTTCAAGAGCGACAACGCGATCACGCCGGCCACCGCTGTCACCGCTGCCGAGAGCGGCGACCAGACGAAGATCTGCATCACGAGCTCGGTACCTTGAGCCCGGTGCCCCACGAGCAGGTAGATCAAGTCGAACACCCACTTGGCGAGGAACAGAAAGAATCCGTTGAGCGCCAGGTTGTCAGCGAAGAACACCGCCTTGAGCCACGACGCCGAGAATCCGACGACGGCCATCGCCAGCGCGGCGGCGCCGAAGCCCGACACCGCCAGCGAATCGGCGAGCAGGCCCAGAATGAATCCGTACACTGCTGCCGCGCCGGGGCGCAAGCGAACCGAGCCAATCAGCAGTGCGACGATCATGAAATCGACCGACGCCCGCCAGGCGAGCAGCGGACGCAACGTGTAGTGCAGAACGATCAGAATGAGGCAGACGAGAATCGTCCG
The DNA window shown above is from Gemmatimonadaceae bacterium and carries:
- the mreD gene encoding rod shape-determining protein MreD, which codes for MNWTGAVRTILVCLILIVLHYTLRPLLAWRASVDFMIVALLIGSVRLRPGAAAVYGFILGLLADSLAVSGFGAAALAMAVVGFSASWLKAVFFADNLALNGFFLFLAKWVFDLIYLLVGHRAQGTELVMQIFVWSPLSAAVTAVAGVIALSLLKPLMEARTA